One region of Niallia sp. Man26 genomic DNA includes:
- a CDS encoding iron-hydroxamate ABC transporter substrate-binding protein, with protein sequence MSNKMVKSLLFASLLLVFTILAACGNESDSDKDTGTDTAEEAKDRTLTDAMGHEVTVPAEPKAVIGSYLEDELVALGVTPAAQWSIQDGAGVQDYLQDSLKDVPTVDSELPYEAVASFNPDLLLMTSAATVEGAKYEQYTNIAPTYVVSEENNNDWRKRLETVGEVLGKEDEAKKVLADYDKKAEEAKASIQEAAKGESAAAIWLVGGQLFMVGENVSSGAVLYGDLGLAVPEVVKEISKTATGNWSSVSLEKLAELDADHLFLINSDGEAAETLKDPLWSNIPAVKNGNVYEFSPDTSWLYSGSIANTQIIDDVVESLTK encoded by the coding sequence ATGTCCAATAAAATGGTTAAATCGCTTTTGTTTGCTAGTTTATTATTAGTATTTACTATATTAGCTGCATGCGGTAATGAAAGCGATTCAGATAAAGATACAGGAACAGATACTGCGGAAGAAGCAAAAGACCGCACATTAACAGATGCTATGGGACATGAAGTGACTGTTCCGGCTGAACCAAAAGCAGTAATTGGCTCTTATTTAGAAGATGAGCTTGTTGCACTAGGTGTAACACCTGCAGCACAATGGTCTATCCAAGATGGAGCAGGCGTACAGGATTATCTGCAAGACTCCTTGAAGGATGTGCCGACAGTTGACTCAGAGCTTCCTTACGAAGCTGTTGCTAGCTTCAATCCAGATTTGCTGCTGATGACATCAGCTGCTACTGTAGAAGGTGCTAAATACGAGCAATATACAAATATTGCGCCAACATATGTTGTTTCTGAAGAAAACAACAATGATTGGAGAAAAAGACTGGAAACAGTTGGAGAAGTGCTAGGTAAAGAAGACGAAGCTAAAAAGGTTTTAGCTGATTATGATAAAAAAGCAGAAGAAGCAAAAGCAAGCATTCAAGAGGCTGCCAAAGGCGAATCAGCAGCAGCAATCTGGCTTGTGGGCGGACAGCTGTTTATGGTTGGTGAAAATGTATCAAGCGGTGCAGTATTGTACGGTGACTTAGGTTTAGCAGTACCGGAAGTAGTTAAAGAAATTTCTAAAACAGCAACTGGCAACTGGTCTTCGGTTTCACTTGAAAAGCTTGCTGAGCTTGATGCTGATCACTTATTCCTAATTAACAGTGACGGCGAAGCTGCTGAAACGTTGAAAGATCCGCTATGGTCTAATATCCCAGCAGTGAAGAACGGAAATGTTTACGAGTTTAGTCCTGATACTAGCTGGTTATACTCGGGCTCTATTGCTAACACACAAATCATTGACGATGTTGTGGAAAGCTTAACGAAATAA